In Nitrobacteraceae bacterium AZCC 1564, the following proteins share a genomic window:
- a CDS encoding ATP-dependent Lon protease (product_source=KO:K01338; cath_funfam=1.10.8.60,2.30.130.40,3.30.230.10,3.40.50.300; cog=COG0466; ko=KO:K01338; pfam=PF00004,PF02190,PF05362; smart=SM00382,SM00464; superfamily=52540,54211,88697; tigrfam=TIGR00763) has translation MASEETIVSPSQASSDAVRIPDDALIIVPVRNVVLFPGVVAPITIARPKSVAAAQQALREQRSIGILLQRDVEIEEPGPSDLYRVCTVANILRYITAPDGTHHVICQGVQRARIVDFLPGTPFLAARVLNVPEPTTTSPEIEARFLNLQRQAIEAIQLLPQAPQELVAAFQATTSPAALADLATSYMDIKPQEKQEILETIDLSLRMDKVSRYLAERLEVLRLTNEIGQQTKAAFDERQREAILREQMATIQRQLGEGDGKGQEVAELTEAIAKAQMPPEADSQARKELRRYERMPESSAESGMVRSYLDWLVELPWGLAPEKPIDITEARRILDEDHYGLEKIKRRIIEYLAVRKLAPQGKAPILCFVGPPGVGKTSLGQSIARALGRPFVRVSLGGVHDEAEIRGHRRTYIGALPGNIIQGIKKAGARNCVMMLDEIDKMGRGIQGDPSAAMLEVLDPEQNSTFRDNYLGVPFDLSRVAFITTANMLDTIPGPLLDRMEIISLPGYTEDEKFEIARRYLVRRQLEANGLTPEQAEIEPEALRLIIKGYTREAGVRSLEREIGRALRYAAVKIAEGTTNKVTIETKDLTAVLGQPRFEGEIALRTSIPGVATGLAWTPVGGDILFIEATRVAGKGGLILTGQLGDVMRESAQAAMTLVKSRAGELGVDPSVFEKNDIHVHVPAGATPKDGPSAGVAMFTALASLLTNRTVRKDTAMTGEISLRGLVLPVGGIKEKVVAAAAAGLTRVMLPARNRRDFDDIPQGAREKLEFIWLERVDDAIAAALEKSQPSE, from the coding sequence ATGGCATCTGAAGAAACCATCGTCTCCCCAAGTCAAGCCAGTTCCGACGCAGTTCGCATTCCGGACGATGCCCTCATTATCGTGCCGGTTCGGAATGTTGTTCTTTTCCCCGGCGTCGTTGCCCCCATCACGATTGCGAGGCCTAAATCGGTCGCGGCGGCCCAGCAGGCTTTGCGTGAACAGCGGTCAATCGGAATTCTGCTACAACGAGATGTGGAGATTGAAGAGCCTGGACCAAGCGACCTGTATCGCGTTTGCACTGTCGCCAACATCCTTCGCTACATCACCGCGCCAGACGGGACCCATCACGTCATCTGCCAAGGTGTTCAGCGCGCCCGCATCGTCGACTTCCTTCCTGGCACGCCGTTTCTCGCTGCGCGTGTTCTGAATGTGCCCGAGCCGACCACCACGTCTCCCGAAATCGAGGCTCGTTTCCTCAATCTGCAACGGCAGGCAATTGAAGCGATCCAGTTGCTACCGCAGGCGCCGCAAGAGCTGGTCGCTGCCTTCCAGGCAACGACCTCGCCTGCCGCGCTTGCCGACCTTGCAACGTCCTACATGGACATCAAGCCGCAGGAGAAGCAGGAGATCCTGGAGACGATCGACCTCTCTCTCCGCATGGATAAGGTTTCGCGTTATCTGGCTGAGCGGCTCGAAGTTCTGCGGCTCACCAACGAGATTGGGCAGCAGACCAAAGCTGCCTTCGACGAACGCCAGCGCGAGGCTATTCTTCGCGAACAGATGGCAACCATTCAGCGCCAACTCGGAGAAGGCGACGGCAAAGGCCAAGAAGTCGCGGAACTGACCGAGGCGATAGCAAAGGCGCAGATGCCGCCGGAAGCTGATAGCCAAGCTCGTAAAGAGTTGCGCCGCTATGAGCGCATGCCGGAATCGTCCGCGGAATCCGGCATGGTCCGCAGTTATCTCGATTGGCTGGTCGAGCTGCCATGGGGCTTGGCGCCGGAAAAGCCAATCGACATTACCGAAGCTCGCCGCATTCTGGACGAGGACCATTATGGCCTGGAGAAGATCAAGCGCCGGATCATCGAATATCTGGCAGTGCGCAAGCTCGCGCCGCAAGGAAAGGCGCCCATCCTCTGCTTCGTTGGACCGCCCGGTGTCGGCAAGACGTCGCTGGGTCAATCGATCGCGCGGGCTTTAGGCCGGCCGTTCGTGCGTGTCAGCCTCGGCGGCGTTCACGACGAGGCCGAAATCCGCGGCCATCGGCGCACCTACATCGGCGCTCTTCCGGGCAATATTATACAGGGCATCAAGAAGGCTGGTGCGCGAAATTGCGTTATGATGCTGGACGAAATCGACAAGATGGGACGTGGCATCCAAGGCGATCCTTCGGCCGCGATGCTCGAAGTGCTAGATCCGGAGCAGAATTCTACTTTCCGCGACAACTATCTCGGCGTTCCTTTCGACCTCTCTCGTGTTGCCTTCATCACGACGGCCAATATGCTCGATACCATCCCGGGTCCGCTCCTCGATCGCATGGAGATCATCAGCCTGCCCGGCTACACCGAGGACGAGAAGTTCGAAATCGCGCGGCGTTATCTCGTGCGCCGTCAGCTCGAAGCCAACGGGTTGACACCAGAGCAGGCCGAAATCGAGCCCGAAGCGCTGAGATTGATCATCAAAGGATATACGCGCGAAGCCGGGGTCCGCTCACTGGAGCGCGAGATCGGTCGAGCATTACGCTACGCCGCGGTGAAAATCGCCGAAGGAACGACAAACAAAGTCACCATCGAGACCAAGGACCTCACCGCAGTCTTGGGGCAGCCCCGCTTCGAAGGCGAAATCGCGCTGCGCACCAGCATTCCCGGCGTTGCCACGGGCCTCGCGTGGACACCAGTCGGCGGCGACATCCTGTTTATCGAGGCGACACGTGTGGCTGGAAAGGGCGGACTTATTCTGACGGGGCAACTCGGCGACGTCATGCGCGAGAGCGCTCAGGCGGCGATGACGCTGGTAAAGAGCCGCGCAGGCGAGCTGGGTGTCGATCCCTCGGTTTTCGAGAAAAACGATATTCATGTTCACGTCCCCGCCGGGGCTACACCGAAAGACGGTCCGAGCGCAGGCGTTGCGATGTTTACTGCACTCGCCTCGCTGTTGACCAATCGCACCGTCCGAAAAGACACGGCGATGACGGGCGAAATTTCGTTGCGCGGTCTGGTGCTTCCGGTTGGTGGCATCAAGGAAAAGGTGGTGGCGGCTGCAGCGGCGGGCCTCACCCGCGTTATGCTGCCGGCGCGCAATCGCCGCGACTTCGATGACATCCCTCAAGGCGCCCGCGAAAAGCTGGAATTTATCTGGCTTGAACGGGTCGATGACGCTATCGCCGCAGCTTTGGAGAAGTCGCAACCGAGCGAGTAA
- a CDS encoding hypothetical protein (product_source=Hypo-rule applied) → MNRHRAGGSFRAILAWLDRDTLLKRIETEIDMLPQPLLALSEEDKASRLQEVQAALFKLELQEEAAIGMALESGIELARRPDADPAAILGSVVGKAAARAAA, encoded by the coding sequence ATGAATCGGCATCGGGCCGGAGGCAGCTTCAGGGCTATTCTTGCTTGGCTTGACCGAGACACCCTCTTGAAGCGCATCGAAACGGAAATTGACATGCTGCCTCAACCTCTATTGGCGCTTTCTGAGGAGGACAAGGCATCTCGATTGCAAGAGGTTCAAGCGGCTCTGTTCAAGCTCGAACTCCAAGAGGAAGCAGCAATCGGAATGGCATTGGAGTCCGGGATCGAACTCGCTCGACGACCTGACGCTGATCCGGCTGCCATCCTTGGATCGGTCGTCGGTAAAGCAGCTGCACGCGCTGCTGCATAG